The genomic DNA GTAGAATTGCAATGATGAATTTGGTAAAGATTCTTCTGCCGCTGCCACAAAGATAAGAGCATTGTTGCATCCATCTATGGTTATCTCTTAAGATCTTCCCTTTTATCTGCTAAACATACAGAAATGGCCCCAAAAATTACAGATCGGAGGGTCTCATCTTTCTCATATGCTagtaaattcttttatttctacTTGGGGAAAGGCCATTGTAGTGGCTATGCCTTCAGGATCTTGTATTGTATCCGCAGGAGCTACGAGTCAATGGAGCGAATCCTTAAAGTCTATGTCTACAAAGAAGGAGAGAAGCCCATATTTCACCAACCAAAGATGAGAGGAATTTATGCCTCCGAAGGATGGTTCATGAAGTTGATGGAAGGAAATAAGAAGTTCTTGGTGCGGGACCCGAGAAAAGCTCACTTGTTTTACTTACCCTTCAGTTCACGGATGCTAAGGATGGCAATTGACGATCGCAACTTCAAGAGTCATGGGGACCTTAAGAAGTACCTCAAGAGCTACATCGATCTTATTTCCCATAAATATCGATTCTGGAATAGAACAAGAGGAGCAGATCATTTTCTTGTTGCTTGTCATGATTGGGTATGATTTCTACACCCTGATAAAGATGAAATTTCCAACTTTTCTCGTTCATGAATGTTTGTTTACTGCCCTATTGAATGATCATGTTTCtttgatggaattttgagttttGATCATGATGAGGTAGATTGAGTATAGGACTAGGTGGCCACATTGTTTTCTTCAAGAGTAGCAGACGCTTCATGACAGGATATTACGAATATAGGGTCGAATCAATATACATGTTTTGCAGGAAGAGTAATAGGAAACTACAATCAAACAGAACATGTCCTGTTAGTTGCAGAAAATTGTTCCTGCTTGCTGCTTTTATCTGTGAATAGATGATTGATAATCGTTTTTCTTTGACTCTTATCGGTAACTAGTAAAAGTCTGTCGTTTGATATATTTGAAGACGAGCCAGAGGCTTTGACCTGACAGGTTTTGCTTTAATATATTAGGCGACCCGAATTACACATCAGGATATAACTGGAAACTCCATCAGATCACTCTGCAACTCCAATGCTGTGAAAGGATTTCAAATAGGCAAGGACACAGCTCTACCGGTCACCTATGTCCGCTCGATGGAGGAACCTACAAGAGATATTGGAGGTAAACCGCCATCAGAGCGGCTCAACTTGGCCTTCTTCGCCGGGAGCATGCATGGGTACCTCCGCCCAATCCTCTTCCAGTATTGGGAGAACAAACAACCCGACATGAAAATCTTCAGTATGTTGCCTCGTGATCTCGAGGGCAAGAAGACCTACAGAGAATTCATGAAGAGCAGCAAGTTTTGTATTTGCGCCCGAGGATACGAGGTCCACACTCCTCGGGTGGTCGAGGCAATTTTCTATGAGTGTGTCCCTGTGATCATTTCGGACAACTATGTCCCGCCATTCCTTGAGATCTTGAAATGGGAGGAGTTTGCGGTGTTTGTGAAAGAGAGGGACGTGCCGAACTTGGGGAAGATTCTGGGCTCAATCTCGGAAGAGAAGTACTTGAACATGCAGCTTGGGGTCAAGGCAGTCCAGAGGCACTTTATTTGGCATAAGAAGCCGATCAGATACGATTTGTTTCACATGGTTCTCCACTCCGTGTGGCACCAAAGGATTCTTCAGATGAAAcaaagttgaaaattttggacttcttttcccttttttgccTTTGTATGAGTAAATGTAAATAGGTTTGTATGCTGCTTTTTACGGAGAGAACATTGTCGAAGAATGTACTCGTGTTTGCCGAAGAACTTGTACTGGAACCACAACGACTAGTGACAAATTATGGAATATTATAGGTGTGGCCTATACATATTTGCACTAAATATGTGGATCTCACATGTATACGTATAATGATCCCGTAAGTGTTGTCTTGAAGCAAGGAAAGTGGGTATGGCCTAGGTGCAATGACCACAATCCGACTTCATACAGGTAGCTGCACAAGGTATCCAAATTGGACAGGAAGATTCAGTTCATTTGCTCCCTAACTGGTCGGGTCTGTTCTCCACATCTAGTGCATGGACTAGAATCAGATCTGCAGGAGCTCAGGTGCCATGGTGCAAGACAATCTGGTTCCCTGGAAGTACTCCAACAGTTTCCTTTGTTGTCTGGCTTTGTATGAGGAATCGGTTGCACACTAAATACAAGATCCGATCTTGGGGGAATTCAGCTTGATGTGGTTGAATGTGAATTGGTTGGGAATATGGAGGAGGGCAGGGAGCATTTGCATTTTACATGTCCAGTTTCAGGAGCTCTTTGGCGAAGCATTTTGAGGAAAGTTGGACTGCGCCGAGCGAGCATGGATTGGGCATCAATGATCAAGTGGGTCTGTTCCTTAAAAGGGAGAAGTTTGGATATCACTATTCCGAAGTTGTTGTGGACGTCCTATATCTATCGTCAGTACTCCTCTCGGCTCACATATGGCGACACCTATTGCTCCCTTGTAGGGCTGCTCTCCTCCATAGCGAGGGTTGCTCGGCTGCTGTTGAGCGTCTCTTACCTGTACTTATTCTTCATCTTACAGGTTCAGTTCTCGCTTTCAATCTATTGTTTGTCATGTCGAGTTCTTGTGATTATTTGTTGGAGAATTAGGGTGTTAATGAGGCAGATAGGCCATTAGCTAGACAGACCGACTGTGTAGAATCGAGAGCTATGTTCATATGCGATAGGTGAAGCAACGATGTATATATGATGACATAATTCGAGACTTGGGCAACCTTGGTTTTGCTTAAGCCTAGTCGTCCCTCGATGACATGATAATTGAGAGGAAAGGGGAATTGACACTATATAGAGAGGCTATAGTAGCGGAGTTAGGCCGCCTCTTCGTGAAACTATCACGGAGTTTTGTCATTTTTATGGAGTTAGGCCAATGCCATCATAGTTAATGATAACAAATGTAATGGAAATTTTAGTTCTCTATTGAGTGATAATGACGGGATGCTGGGCATAGTAAGATGATTAGAATTGTAATCAATAGAAGTATCTGCCCGATCAacggaatttttttttttttggacaagTTGTACCCAAACAACGGATTGTTCTTCAAGCACCCCGGGGTAGATTTGATTTTGAAAGGGCATCAACTAGGCATGACCTGAAAATTTGGCAAGACGGCTTATTACCACGATTAGACTATGATGCGAACAATTAGAAGTAATTATTAGTATGCTACTTATTGTCGATGTGGCCTAGCGAATGCTTCCTCACGACTGCTTTGATTCCAATtgtaacaataataatattgtaGCAAAAATCAGAACTTGCTACGGGTCATGAATGCCCCTACCGATGTGCGACAGCACGCTGATGGAACAGGGAGTAAGAAGAAATATAGCTGCCATGTTTTCTCAATAGATAATTGTGGTTTAATTTTAAACTAATGAAGCATGTGGCATctcaataaatcatcataacTATGTTATGACTTTTATAGATTTGCTTGTCATCATTAGTAAGAAACTAGAAGCGGCACACCAGTGCTACGCCCggaaatttccaaaaaaaaaaacaaaatcatagcagacaaataatgaaaaaatgcgtttttttttgaactttttcggTAGAATTTTTACTCCTTTGCTGGATTATATTTTCCGAATTATTACTTCTATTACGGGGCAGCAATGCTATgctcttttctcttcttcttctgcaggCTGTGGGgtagtttttttatttaatcgaaaaaaaagagcCATTAGGAACTGAAGGTAAAGTTTAACTTCAAACTAATGAAGCATGTGGCATCTCAGTAAATCATCATAACTATGTTATGACTTTTATAGatttgcttgttatctttaaTAAGAGGGGTTTTTACCCTAAATGGCCCATAGtttatccgttttgtcaaatctatcatatgttcttttttttgtcagatatatctcatggtttacttttttgtatcaaatctttcccgacgttatcttttccgtcgacatctaacggccgtgctgacgtggcacatgGAGGGATattgggccacacttgccacgtgggcgccacgtcagcacggccattagatgtcgacggaaaaaataacactgggatagatttgatgcaaaaagtaaatcatgtgatagatttaaccaaaaaaagatatgatagatttgacgaAACAGGTAAATCAtgagtcattttaggtaaattgcCCTTAATAAGAAACTAGAAGCAACACACACGTCCTACGCGcggaaatttcaaaaaaaaatcatagcagacaatgaatgaaaaaatgcgtgattttttttgtaactttTTCGGTAGAACTTTTACTCCTTtgttgtattttattttcaaacatTATTCACACCCGTATTATCCCAACCATATGCCTTCTCATTAAACCCAAATATTGAATTGCAGGTTCACCCTCTCAATTTATGGGTGGAACGAGTTCGAGATCTGAAAGCGCCAATGTGGAGTCCAGTCAATCTCCACATACGAATTCTCCTTCGTCATTCACTCAACCTCCCAGCGGTGGCCCCGGTGACATCGACCCGAATGTTGAAGAAGTTACATCTCAAAATAGAAGTAGCAACACTGGCCAAAGATGGCAATGGGAAGACGATGAGCCGCTAATCAGTGCATGGCTAAATGTCGAGCAAGATCCCGTGGTCGGGGATAATCAAGCCGGCACCACATCTTGGGAGAGGATCCACCAGTATTGCCTGGAGGTTGACCACAAGCGCTTCTCCACGAAGAAATCTAACGCGTTGAAGCAACGGTTCCACAAGATTCGCACGACCGTATCGTCCTTCTATGGATTCTATGCGCAAGCTGATCGTCATAGAGCAAGCGGAGCAAACGATGATAATGTGTTGGCGATGGCTCATAATTTGTACTACAAGACGTATAACGTCAAATTCAACATGTTGTTGTACTGGAATATTCTCCGCCATGAACCAAAATTTTTAACCCTTATTGATTCTCCCACTTAAGGTTCGAAGCGAACGAAGACAAATGCTTCCGGTGAATACACAAACTCCTCCACTGGCGATGTGGATATTAACTCTCAAGTGCATCCATAAGGCAGAGATGTGGCTAAGAGAAAAATTGCTAAAGGAAAATCATCTAAAGGGAAATAGGCAGTTGGTACTAAGCTGGGCGAGGCGACAGATGCTGTGAAGTCTTTGGCTATTGGTATAGAGAGTTAATATGACGGATTTGCagtaaataatgaaaaagagTTCGAGATCAAGCAAGAAGAAGTTAAGGCAAAGCATATAGAATCTGCATCGAGACTCATGGCAACTGACATGAGTAATTATTTTCCGGAAATGATTGCCATTCATAAGAGGCTGTTAGAGGAAGGTCTTTCgaagatttttaatttttaatgacACTTATATTGTTTCCATTGTCGGGGTTCAAATTCATCATTTATGTTTGTAAGCTAATTGTCATCATTTATGTTTGTAATATTTACCTAtctaatgaaatttaaatttcattatgTTATGTgttttttcaaattgttaaataatttactttttaaaaagtaGCAATTGGAAAGTAGCCGTTGGAAAGTGGTTATTTGAATATGTCCGGTGAGAAGTAACCGTTGAAAATTAACCGTTACAAAGTAGCCATTGGAATCCTCTCTATAAAATGATTTCACTGTCATATGCATTCATTCACATTCCTTCGTCTCCCATTCATATCCCCTCGTCTCCAATTCAAATTTTTCCAAACATGTCTAAAAACCCTAATGATCCCAACAATATGTCCATGGATCCATTGGACTGGATGGAAGATCTGTTGAAACATGCTACAGGTGAGCGCGTCATTGACCTCCTTCCAGAAGATGCAACAGGCCGCCTTCGATGAAAGCTCTTCCTCTAGATCAAAAAGGAAGACAATCGACAGGGATCATGAAGCAGGTCATAAGCAGCTTATACAGAACTACTTCATTGACGAGCCAATGTATTATGTCGAGACATTCCAATGACGGTTTAGAATGACAAAACGCTTGTTCCTTCGAATTGTGGACGGTCTCTCAAGTGACGATCCATATTTCTAGCAGAAAAGAGATGTCGTGGGCAGAGCAAACCTATCTTTGCTACAAAAATGCACCGCGGCCATGCGTATGTTAGCTTGCAGAGTAGGTTCTGACACCATTGACGAATATCTCCAGCTAGCAGAGAACACCGCGAACAAATGCCTCTACAAGTTTTATGAGCACGTCATCTCGGCTTTTGGCCCTCAGTACTTGCGTCGGCCTAATGCAAAAGATGTCCAATGCCTACTATGGATTGGAGGGTCATGCCGTTTCCCGGGCATGATGGGCAGCATTGACTGCATGCATTGGGAGTGAAAAAATTACCTAAAGGCATGGCACGGTATGTATAGGGGTCACCATGCAGttcaaattttaatacttAAAGCAATGGCAGGACTTGACCTTTGCATATGGCATTCATTTCTTGGTGTGGCCGGTCCAACAGTGACATCAACGTTTTAGATTGACCACCGGTTCTTGATGATGCGTTAGAAGGTCATGCTCTCGAGGCAAATTATACTATCAATGGCACCAACTATACCTTGGGATATTGTTTGACAAATGGTATATATCCTAAACGGTCAACGTTCGTGAAAACAATCCCTCAACCTCAAGGAGAGAAGAGATCGTTATTTGCCAAATATCTAGAAAGGGTGGAGAAGGATGTAGAGCGTGCTTTCAAGGTTTTACAAGCTCGATTTGCTATTATACGTGGCCCCGCTCGATCGTGGTCTGCGGAGAAGCTTGGAATGATCATGAGAGCTTGCATCGTATTGCATAATATGATTGTCGAGAATGAGAGGGGCACATATAATGTCAACTTCGATTAGTGCTTGGAGAATAATGATCCGTGCTCAGAGAACGATAATCCCCCACTAGCAACTTACCACAAATTCAACAACGACAATAAAGATATACTCATATGAGGAATATGTCCGGAATCATATTCGGATTCGGGATAAACAACACCATCGACAACTACAAGCGGACTTGATGGAACATATTTGGCAATTTGAACATGCCCGCAATATCAACAACAAGCATTTTTCTGTTGCTCGTGTATTTTTCGTTGCTCGCGTAATTATCTTTTTGTTGCTTGTGTATTTTTTTCCCgtcatataattttcaaattattttatgaattttattaagcattcgtaattaattattactaattaatattaattaattaattaattattaatatgatttaattaattaaatttaattatcaataaaaataattagtaatttttttagttatattcattatatgcatataaataagTGTGTGGGCCCATtaatagatttgaaatcaaATACTGTGACTGGAGTAATGAATCTCTCTTTTTGGTGAGTGAGTTTATATCTGACGTGACGTTTATATGGCGATTGTGAGGTCTAGTTTAAAGGCTCAAACAGAGACTCGCATTAGATAGCCTAAGTCTTAAAGATAATAATTTGGTGGGTCCCTCCTCGTTGGAAGAAACATTCACTTGCAATGGCAATGTGAATTGAAATGTCGGCCACCAActtgaaaattataagaaaagaaaacgaaaaagaaggaaaataaaataaaggcaAGTTGCTTGATTTGGGTGCTGAGGATGAgattttgattagttcctTTGATCACACAGTTCAGTTGGGAGCCGTGGGTGTGTCGATTAAGATTGTTACGAGTTCATGTACCACATCGGTTCTCTTTTGAAAGCACGGACAAAGGGTGTTTAGTAATTGGATGTTGAATCTTTTTGGGACATACTAATCACGTTGCATTAATATACAGGATCTCGAGTAGTAAGATTAGTGTACTATTAAGTACCTAAAGAGATTAGTTTGAAGTCCCAATTATTATGTGGGTCTACCAGAGATCGCGTCTATGTAACGTTTACATAATGGATCCTCATCCGTTTGGCTTGTATGTATTTTGCTTTCCATTGTTACGTATTTTGCATCGGAAATTTTATGTCAACCTCCAGAATGCACcttatctttaatttgttACGCAATACCAGCCAGTAATTTTGGGAAATTTATCCAGTCTAGGTCATGGACTAGTCCAGGAATGCTCAAAACGAACATAGTAGACTGCAAAATGAGCATAGTCGATTGGAGTTAAAGTGCAGTTTACTATGTTGAATTTTGCAGTCGACTATGTACATTTGAGAACTCTAGACTAGTCCCAACTGACATGGCATCAAAGCGGTGGTCTTGAGGCCAACCGTCTCATCTTCTTGCCGGCCAAGAATAGCCGAGCTTCATCTGCCAGTGATTCTTACTGAGCGTCACCTTTCAATTCCTGGATTTGTCCTgcaaatttcttctttttccacGCTTCTTTTATTAGTCACCACCATGACACAATCCACAGACCACGACACTGTGGGTGAAAGCATGTCGCTCGTTTATGTTTTCCCTCCTTCTGATGGTCTCGGCACACAGCTTATTTCCTGCAAACTCAACGGCAGGAATTACAATACTTGGTCCCAAACAATGCAGACAACAATTCAAGCTAAGAATAAACTCAGCTTTACCAAAGGCAAGGTGACAGAACCAGCGGAAGGAGAACCTTACCATGAGCAGTGGGTGACTTGTAATTCGATGCTACTCTCATGGATTTTCAATCACCTAGATGAAGAGCTACAGAATTCTATAGCAGGGTCAAAGAATGCGAAGACCCTATGGGACGACCTTAAATAACGTTTTTCCCAGGGTAATGAGGTAAAAATTCACCAACTCAAGACTGATATTTGCCTACTCAGACAAAAGAAGAGGTCGGTTTCAGAGTATTATTCGAAATTAAAAAGTCTTTAGGATGAATTGGATTTGTACTTTGATTGCCGGTCTGTACATGTAATGTCAGAATTCAACTCGCAGCTCacaaggagaaggagaaagtgCATCAATTTCTCATTGGGCTCAACCCAGAATTCTCAACCATTCGTTCACAAATCTTGAGCATGGACTCGTTGCCAAACGCAAACAGAGCCCATTCCATGGTTGCCCATGATGAAGCGTAGCGTCTAATCACACACGGCAGGGAAACCAGTTCTGAAGCACTAGGTTTCACGGCGAAAGTTGTTCATGATTTCGGTGGTAGTTCTaaccttaatttcaattcgAACAGGGTAGAGAACAAACCTCGTGGCCGCCCTTTTTGTGATTATTATGGGCGAAATGGCCATCATCGGGTCACATGCTAATAGCTTCATGGATATCCAGGTCCCGATCAGTGGAATCAGAGGAATTCGAAGGGGACCTCTTCAGGAAACCCTCGGCCAGGCTTGAGGAACCCATCCTCGTCTTCTTCGAGTCTGCAACAGCAACATAGAGGAGGTGGAGTCGGGTTCTCTAATTCAGGAGGCTCGGGTAATGGATATTCGGGCGGCCCATCTCAACGCTCGGCCCAACTCAACCATGGGCAATGGAGGCCCAGTCATTTGGCCCAGCATTCCTTCACTCAAGGCCCAGCGAACTACACAGCAACCTAGGCCCATACGAACTCCCCAGCAGACCTTAATAAGCTGGCCCATCTTTTTTAGGCCCAATTGCAGCAGCTCATGTCGATGATATCTCGTGATGATGGTGAGGTTAATCGACTAAATGGTGAGAATTTTGTGCCTATCACTTCAAATCTCGATTGGATTATTGATTTGGGAGCGTCACGACACATGGCCGGTAGTCTGGATAATCTTTTTGATGTTACTCCTATTGATAATGGTCCAATTATTCATATTCCAAATGGAACAACGAAAACTGCCTTTATAGGCAAAGTCTCATTTGAAGTTAATATGGTTCTTCATAATGTTCTTTACGTGTTGGATTTCAATTGTAATCTATTGTCCGTGGCTCAATTATTTTGGGAACTAAATTGTAGTATACACTACATTTCTGATCTATGCTTGATTTAGGACTGGACCTCGGAGAGTACGATTGGAGTGGGTGAACTTCACGAGGGGGATCTGGCTTCTACAACGAGTATCCTCATCTTTTCATAGACTACGGGCAATGAAAGCAAACGATGAAGATATTTGGTACAAGCGGTTGTGACATCCTTCTTCTTGTATTCAGTTTGAGAATGATTCTATTTCCATGCATCATTCAGTCAATAATTCACTCCGTGACATATGTTGTCGGGCAAAACAAACACGCTCCAGTTTTACCAATAGTTCAAATAAAGCCTCTTTTCCATTTCAGTTGGTTCATTGTGACATATGAGGACCTTATGAGGTCTCATCTATTTCTGGTGCTCAATATTTTTGTCAATTGTGGGTGACTATACCCAAGCTATATGAGTTTATCTTTTACGAAATAAGTCGGAGGCACAAGGTTTTCTAATTAGTTTATGCAAGCTGGTTAGGAATCAATTTGATCAAACAGTGAAAACAGTGAGAAGCGACAATGGGTCGGAATTCATGAGTTGAGTCGTTCAAGACTATTTTTATGACAACGACATCATTCATCAAACTTCGTGCAATGATACTCCTCAACAAAATGGACTAGTTGAGCGCAAACATCATCACATTCTTAATGTAGCCCGGGCACTGATGTTCCAAGCTTCACTTCTCATAGATTTTTGGGGAGAATCTGTTTCTTCTGCGGCACACCTCATTAATCTCGCGCCTTCGAATATTTTATCAGGCAAGACACCATTCGAACTCTTTTTTCGTAAGAAACCATTGTATAGACACATTCGTATTTTCAGATGTCTATGTTATGCACATCACAACCCTCGTCTCAAGGATAAATTTGGGCCACGTTTAAGAAGGTGCATTTTTATTGGGTACTCGTTTGGAAAGAAGGGTTGGAAAGTTTATGACTTGGAGAACCGTGAGGCTTTTGTTTCTCAGGATGTTAAATTCAATGAGACCGATTTTCCTTTCAGCAATTCGGCTTCGTCCAGTTTCGGTCAGTTCGGGCGTTCGCTTTTTCGATAATTCAGGCCCAGGGGGAGTTCAGCCCAATTGAGTTTTAGGGGGAGTTCAGCCAAATTGAGCCTAGATCAACACACCATTTGCCCAGTCCATCTGCGCCCAAATCCGCCGAGCCCATTTTCGCTGAGCCAAATTCAGCTAAGCCCAGTAGCAATACTGGGCTTCGTTTggtacaaaataattttgctGAGCCCAATCCGCCCAACTTTACTGTGCCTGCTAATTTGTCTGGCCCGATTTCTTATGTTGACCCGGCATCTACTTCCTTTACCAATCCGACGACCATATCCAACCCGATTTCTTCTTCAGCGGACACAATAGCTCATTCAAAGGCTCCGCAAAATATTTGCAAACCGAGTTGGCTTAATGATTTTGTCTCTTTACTGCTCGTTGTTTCGattctctctccccccccccaaaaaaatcatatcaCCCACTCCATCACACTCTCCAGGTACGTCTCATCCTCTCGAgcattatcttaattattttgatattgatGCCACCCAATTGTCATTCCTTGCTACCATTAACTCCGAAACAAAGCCAAGGACTTACTCTTAAGCTGCCAAGGATCACAGATGGCGCCTCGCCATGGCTAACGAAATTCGCGCTCGGGAGAACGGCACTTGGACCATTCAATCACTCCCTCCCGGGAAGAAACCCATCGATTGTAAGTGGATTTTTAAGATTAAATGATGAGTTGATGGCACTGTGGAACGTTACAAAGCTCGGCTCGTGGCCAAATGTTTCACTCAAGTTGAAGGTGTCGATTTTCACGAGACTTTTGCGCCAGTAGCAAAATTGGTCACGGTAATTTGTTTATTGACCATTGTTGTTGCTAAACAATGGGAGATGCATCAACTTGATGTAATAATGCCTTTCTTCATGGGGATTTGGATGAGAAGGTTTACATGTCACTTCCTCTTGGTTTTCGTTCCGCTCATCCTAATCAGGTATGTCGTTTGCGAAAGTCTTTATATGGCCTTCGTCAAGCCTCTCGCAACTAGTATTTCAAATTTGCCACAGCTCTCATTCAATATGGATTTCAACAATCCGAGGCTGATCATTCTCTATTCAATTTCTCTCATGGTGGCATATTTCTTGCGGTTCTAGtctatgtggatgatatgattTTTGTGGCTAATGATTTTATCTCATGCACCAATTTAAAGAATTATCTTCACCAGTGCTTTCGCATTAAGGATCTTGGTGCCTTATCCTATTTTATGGGCATAGAGATTATTCGCAATAGTTCCAGTCTCTTTTTCAACCAGTGGAAGTACACTCTGGATATTCTTACTGAGGTCAATATGATGGGTTCTCGACCTGCTTATTTCCCTATGGTGCAACAACACCAATTGTCTATAGATAGTGGCGATCTCATTCCCAATCCGGGACAGTATCGCCGTCTCGTTGGTCGCCTCCTGTATCTCACCATCACTAGGTCGGAGCTCAGTTATCCTATTAATATTCTCTCACAATTCTTACAAGATCCTTGCCAGGGACATTGGGACGCAGCTCAACGAGTGCTCCGTTATCTCAAGCAATCCCCTAGACAAAGAATTTTTCTCTATCCAACCTCTCTATCTTTAACGACCTATTGTGATGTGGATTGGGCTAGTTGTCTAATGACTCGACGATCTTTGACTGGATATTTCATTACTTTAGGCAGAAATCCTATCTCTTGGAAGACCAAAAAGCAAACAACAGTCTCAAAGTCCTTTGTTGAAGTTGAATACCGGGACATAGCCGCGACCATCGGTGAGCTCTTATGGCTCCGTTCTCTGCTCAGCTCTCTCGGTGTTTATCATGCAGGTCCGATGCGTCTTTTCTGTGATAATCAAGCGGCTCTTCACATCACCTCTAATCCAGCCTTCTATGAGCGCACCAAGCACATTGAAATAGATTGCCATTTCATTAGGCAACATATATGCTCTAGAGCTGTAGAAACATCCCATGTGTCTATGCGCTTTCAACTGGCATACATCTTTACTGAGGCACTTGGGCGTGAccagtttcatttttttctcagcAAGTTGggaattcagaattttcattttccaacTTGAGAGGGAGTATTAtggaaatatttattttcctttgtaTTTTATGTACATATCCATGTATACCATACTTAGGGACCCCTAGTTTAGCCATAGATattgttttccttttgtttaCCGGACCTAGATGTATACATGCCAGTCGAATGAATGAAAATAAGACAAGTTCTTCTATTCAATCCTTAATCTTGACATTCGGCGACACAATTGGAACTTCCATTACCCCCCTCATTTCTACTTagtttgttttctttctttttctatcgggcttcgaccccgttaacccaccgaaaaaaataaaatagatatatGTCTTAATTTCACTATCTATTCCCAataattaataagatcaaATAAAAGAGTTCAATGcgcttgttttttttttccacttaTGTCCtgtatatacattttttttcattaatattCACGGTACCACAAATTAAAACtacattaagaaaaaaagattttagCCGGTCAATCTCAACAAAGTATTAAAGTTGACTAAATGTAAAACTTTAGTCATACCCAATGTGATTTGGATCTGTTTATATATAAACTAGGAAAC from Punica granatum isolate Tunisia-2019 chromosome 2, ASM765513v2, whole genome shotgun sequence includes the following:
- the LOC116194773 gene encoding probable glycosyltransferase At3g07620; translation: MMEFLALVTRLCLVETKRLLLVVTIAITVIIIFQGFTVPHEQAFSLSRAHRERGSIIAVRSNLTVLNDTGAAVNVIVRPDVDNGNGSDVDEEVGEEGEVMEDSIMDYDMKSDDPRGTEYSDKGSDATKNVGMNGNTSAGSAPMGGLEQSVASSAAEADGNMSQGSSINEINQNKRINVGKRETVFIRINMSSTVDSGSALRRLNGRAMSISEMNSLLVHGSVSSDPTRRKKWSSVRDRELLSAKLGIEKALPIAKDAQGLQNFVYRNISQFIRSYESMERILKVYVYKEGEKPIFHQPKMRGIYASEGWFMKLMEGNKKFLVRDPRKAHLFYLPFSSRMLRMAIDDRNFKSHGDLKKYLKSYIDLISHKYRFWNRTRGADHFLVACHDWATRITHQDITGNSIRSLCNSNAVKGFQIGKDTALPVTYVRSMEEPTRDIGGKPPSERLNLAFFAGSMHGYLRPILFQYWENKQPDMKIFSMLPRDLEGKKTYREFMKSSKFCICARGYEVHTPRVVEAIFYECVPVIISDNYVPPFLEILKWEEFAVFVKERDVPNLGKILGSISEEKYLNMQLGVKAVQRHFIWHKKPIRYDLFHMVLHSVWHQRILQMKQS
- the LOC116193652 gene encoding glutathione S-transferase T3-like, whose product is MGGTSSRSESANVESSQSPHTNSPSSFTQPPSGGPGDIDPNVEEVTSQNRSSNTGQRWQWEDDEPLISAWLNVEQDPVVGDNQAGTTSWERIHQYCLEVDHKRFSTKKSNALKQRFHKIRTTVSSFYGFYAQADRHRASGANDDNVLAMAHNLYYKTYNVKFNMLLYWNILRHEPKFLTLIDSPT